One segment of Dolichospermum sp. DET69 DNA contains the following:
- a CDS encoding photosystem II reaction center protein L produces the protein MERTPNPNQQPVELNRTSLYLGLLLVFVLGILFSSYFFN, from the coding sequence ATGGAAAGAACGCCTAATCCTAATCAACAACCGGTTGAATTAAACCGTACCTCTCTCTACCTCGGACTACTATTAGTCTTCGTTCTCGGAATTCTATTTTCCAGTTACTTCTTTAACTAA
- a CDS encoding photosystem II reaction center protein J — MSGSGRIPLWVVATIAGLGVITVVGIFFYGSYAGVGSSM; from the coding sequence GTGTCTGGAAGTGGAAGAATTCCCCTGTGGGTCGTGGCTACGATCGCAGGTTTAGGTGTAATTACTGTTGTAGGTATTTTCTTTTATGGATCTTATGCAGGAGTTGGTTCTTCAATGTAA
- the psaI gene encoding photosystem I reaction center subunit VIII, giving the protein MSSSFFPTILAYSSFLPSVLVPLTGLVLPAVIFAFLFSYIEREDVA; this is encoded by the coding sequence ATGTCAAGTTCATTTTTCCCTACTATTTTGGCTTATTCTTCCTTTTTGCCCTCTGTTTTGGTTCCCCTAACCGGCTTGGTTTTACCAGCAGTTATTTTTGCGTTTTTATTTTCATACATTGAACGTGAAGATGTTGCTTAA
- the psbE gene encoding cytochrome b559 subunit alpha — protein MAGTTGERPFSDIVTSIRYWVIHSITIPALFVAGWLFVSTGLAYDVFGTPRPNEYFTQIRQEVPIVSNRFEAKKQVETFIGK, from the coding sequence ATGGCAGGTACCACTGGAGAACGTCCATTTTCTGACATTGTTACCAGTATTCGTTACTGGGTAATTCACAGCATCACCATTCCTGCATTGTTTGTGGCAGGTTGGTTATTTGTCAGCACTGGTTTGGCTTATGATGTATTTGGCACACCTCGTCCTAATGAGTATTTTACTCAAATCCGTCAAGAAGTGCCAATTGTGAGCAATCGTTTTGAAGCAAAAAAACAAGTAGAAACCTTTATTGGAAAGTAA
- a CDS encoding cytochrome b559 subunit beta, whose amino-acid sequence MTSGNNINQPVTYPIFTVRWIAIHTLAVPTVFFLGAIASMQFIQR is encoded by the coding sequence ATGACTAGCGGTAATAACATTAATCAACCCGTTACCTATCCCATTTTTACAGTCAGATGGATCGCAATTCATACATTAGCTGTCCCCACTGTATTCTTTTTGGGCGCGATCGCCTCAATGCAATTTATTCAACGCTAG